From the genome of Sphingobacterium sp. UGAL515B_05:
CAGCGCAATTGGCGAAAGGTGATGCCGCATGGGAAGCGCAGTTAGGTTATTTCGGACGGGTAAATTATGCCTATAAGAATAAATATTTGGTAGAGGCAAACATTCGTTACGACGGTTCTTCTAAGTTTCCAAAAGATTTGAAATGGCAATGGTTTCCGTCCTTCTCGGCAGGTTGGGTAGCTTCGGAAGAGAATTTTATGGAATGGGCCAAGCCTACGCTTAATCAGTTGAAGTTTAGAGGTTCTTGGGGGTCTATCGGTGATCAGACCGTGCCGCCAAGTTTATATACATCGACCATGATTCCGGGAGATGTTGCTTGGTTGGGTGCTGATGGTAGTCGTTACTTCACGATCGGAACTCCTTCAGCCGTAAGAAGTGAATTGAAATGGCAGCGTATTGAAACCACAGATATAGGTTTGGATATGCGCATGTTCAAGAGCAAATTCGGATTGGTTTTCGATTGGTATAGAAGGGATACTAAGAATATGATCGTTCCAAGTGGCGATGTCAGTGCAACGTTTGGAGCGCCTGCACCACAGGGCAACTTCGGGGCTTTGCGTACACAAGGATGGGAGTTGGCTTTAGATTTTAACCATCGTTTTGAAAGCGGTTTTGGCTTTAATGTCAGAGGTACATTATCAGATGCTAAAACGACTATTCTACAGTATACAAATACCCGGGTGATTTCAGATTACTATAATGGTAAAGATGTGGGTGAAATCTGGGGTTATCGTACAGATAGATTATATCAAGCCGGTGATTTTGAATATGGTTCTGATGGTAAATTGGTTACGACCACTGTTGCGGGTAAAGTGATGAATAAGCTTTCGGATCCTAATGGGGCTTATAATACCTTTCCGACCAGCAGTAACTTTAGGTTCGGTCCTGGTGACGTGAAATTTGCCGATTTGAATGGTGATGGTCAGATCAATGCCGGAGCCGGTACGTTAGACGACCATGGTGACATGGAAATCATCGGTAATGAAACACCGCGTTATGAATATGGTTTCCGTTTAGGATTTGACTATAAGGGCTTTGATCTTTCTGGATTTATGCAAGGTGTTGGAAAGCGTCAGATCTGGGGTAATGGTTTCTTGACAATTCCGGGTTACAATGCTTCGGATGGCGCTATGCCTTCGGCAATTGCAGATAATTTCTGGTCTGCGGATCATACGGGCGCATTTTATCCGAGAGCATATAATAATGCGGCAAGTAATGATGCAAACAATATGGTTAAACAGTCCCGTTACTTATTGGATATGTCCTATTTGCGTATTAAAAATATAACGTTGGGTTATACACTTCCTTCAACATTAACGCGCAAAGCATTTATCAAAACGGCAAGAGTTTATACTTCATTGGAAAATTTCTTCACCTTTGATAAGTTGAATGGTTTGCCGGTTGACCCGGAAGCAATCAATGGCTTTTCTATATTTAATGCTACAAATTATAACTCGGGTAGAACAGGTGTAGGTACACCAATGTTTAAGTCGGTATCGTTTGGTGTTCAGGTTAATTTTTAAAATTTACAACAATGAAATTTACAAAGAAAATAGCATTTATGGCGCTTGGAGCAACGTTGGTGCTATCATCCTGTAATAAAGATGTGCTTGATCGTAATCAGCTGACAAGCTTAGAAGATGAGAAAGGCTGGGGCAATGAGCTTGCGTTGCGTTTGTACGCTAACGGATTTTATGCCAATTATTTTACGGGATATAATACAGGGTATGCAACGGCTTACGCGCCAGTGACAGGTTATAATTTTGCGGACGATCTGACAAAGAAAAATATTCAGGATAACTTTGAGAACTCGGTGCCGACTTCTAGAAGGGCAACAGGGTCAACTATTGCCGCTTTAGAGTTGCCTGATATGTTGCGTCAGTATTCTGGACCTACATGGAATTTTTCGTATGTGCGTAAAGCAAATATTTTTATCGATCGGATAGAGAGCAAAACAAAACCAAATATTAATGATGAAACTTACCGCCATTGGATGGCGGTAGCCCGTTTCTTCAGAGGTTTTGAGTATAGCCGACTGGTAGAGGTGTTCGGTGACGTGCCTTATTATGATAAGGAATTGAAGGACACTGAACTGGATTTGATGTACAAGGATCGTGACAGTCGCGCTGTCGTGATGGATCATGTGTATGACGATTTTCAATATGTATTGGATAATATGCGTACAAACGATGGTAAGCAATATCTGAATAAATATGTGGCGGCATCCTTTATATCCAGACTGATGCTGTTTGAGGGATCGTTTTTGTATTATCACAATTTAGATAAGGATAGGGCAAAGAAATACCTGGAAATGGCTCAGAAGGCTGCAGAGGTTGTTATGGGGTCTAATGCTTATAATTTTAGCAGTGATTTCAAAAGCTTATTTGCATCGGAAGATTTGAGTGCAAACAAAGAGGTGATTATGTATCGCGCCTATGATGCAACTAAAAGTGCAACGCATAGTGTGGGGTCGTACAGCAATGGTACCGAAGGTCAGGGAAATGCGGTAAATTTGATGTTGGTTAAATCCTTTATCTGTAATGACGGTAAGCCTTGGCAAAATTCTTCTGTAGCAAATGCAAATAGCTTTACACTGAAAGATTTGGCGGTTACCCGTGATCCGCGTTTTGAAGCTTCCATCTATGAAAAGCCATTAACGTCTTCATCCACACTTTTCTACGCTTATAAATTTGCGTCGCGAGAAGCATTGACATACCTGGGTAAAACTTACCCAGCTGCATGGGGTTCTAATACAAATACTTCGGATGCTCCGGTAATCCGTTTGGCAGAAGTTGTTTTGAACTGGGTTGAGGCTAAGCAAATTTTAGCAGAAGGTTTTGGAGCTGCTGCGGTAACACAGACCGATATTGATAAATCCATCAATGCAATCCGTAATCGTCCACTTGATGCAGCGGCAGCAGCAAAAGGTGTGCAGAAAACAGCTGCATTGCAGATTGGAGCGATTGCAAATGATCCTTCCCGCGATGCTGACGTTTCACCTTTAATGTGGGAAATCAGACGCGAAAGACGTATGGAGTTTGTTTATGAAGGCTTACGTCTGCTTGATATCAAACGTTGGAAGAAGTTAAACTATATGGACTTTAGCAAAAACAACGACTATTTCCTGGGGCCTTGGATCAATGTGAAACAAGATATGCCGGCCTTGTTGGTTGATAGTAAAAAAGGATTGTTGAAAGTAGTGGATGCTAATGGTAATATCATCTCTTATGATGGCACAAATGGTGACAAGCTGATCGGGTATTATCGCGTCGAGGATGTACAGAATCGTGAGCCATTTTCAGATCGTTCGTATATTTCACCTGTGGGATTAGAACAGGTAAATGAATATGCTGCAAAAGGCTATAAATTAACACAAACTAAAGGGTGGTAATTTAATCCACATATGATGAGGCCTTGTCTATGTTTTTAGACAAGGCTTTTTTATGTCCATGATCGCCGTGGCTGTCGAACTCAAACCTAAATCTCCATCTAAAATACTTTGCATAAAAACGCATTTTTATTTTATTATTATGCATGAAAACGCTATTTTTAAGAAAACATTACGCATGAGGTTTCCAATTATCACCTTTTTTATTGCATTATCCTGCGTTTTTAACGTTGTGATAGCGCAGCAGTCCTTCAAATTTGCCCACGTTACAGACACGCATGTCGGTGGTGCAACAG
Proteins encoded in this window:
- a CDS encoding RagB/SusD family nutrient uptake outer membrane protein, whose protein sequence is MKFTKKIAFMALGATLVLSSCNKDVLDRNQLTSLEDEKGWGNELALRLYANGFYANYFTGYNTGYATAYAPVTGYNFADDLTKKNIQDNFENSVPTSRRATGSTIAALELPDMLRQYSGPTWNFSYVRKANIFIDRIESKTKPNINDETYRHWMAVARFFRGFEYSRLVEVFGDVPYYDKELKDTELDLMYKDRDSRAVVMDHVYDDFQYVLDNMRTNDGKQYLNKYVAASFISRLMLFEGSFLYYHNLDKDRAKKYLEMAQKAAEVVMGSNAYNFSSDFKSLFASEDLSANKEVIMYRAYDATKSATHSVGSYSNGTEGQGNAVNLMLVKSFICNDGKPWQNSSVANANSFTLKDLAVTRDPRFEASIYEKPLTSSSTLFYAYKFASREALTYLGKTYPAAWGSNTNTSDAPVIRLAEVVLNWVEAKQILAEGFGAAAVTQTDIDKSINAIRNRPLDAAAAAKGVQKTAALQIGAIANDPSRDADVSPLMWEIRRERRMEFVYEGLRLLDIKRWKKLNYMDFSKNNDYFLGPWINVKQDMPALLVDSKKGLLKVVDANGNIISYDGTNGDKLIGYYRVEDVQNREPFSDRSYISPVGLEQVNEYAAKGYKLTQTKGW